One Vicinamibacteria bacterium genomic window carries:
- a CDS encoding aspartate aminotransferase family protein, with protein sequence MPKAAEATISQEPRIVTEIPGPKSRDLVAAESKNLAPGVQSIATLSGIAVARAEGSLVEDVDGNRYLDLAAGICVNALGHAHPRYRQILKEQIDEVTVGSFTTARRAKALAKIASHTPKGLTRIQLYSGGTEAVEAALRLAKSHTKKYEFLSFWGGFHGKTAGTMSLIGDGTKNGLGPSLPGTYLTPYADCYRCPLGLKYPSCGIECAQFARKVVKNSTTGALAAVLIEPIQGTAGNVVPPPEFMPIIQEIARENHALLISDEMITGFGRTGRWFGCEHTDTTPDVITMGKGLGAGFPVSGLASTDEITKAAPWGNPSGSSSSYGANPMAGAAALASVTVIEEEGLVENAARLGDWMLGKFREMQQRHEFIGHVQGKGLLIGLELVRDRQTKEPLDKKFCARLFQECLRRGLISMVYNPHFRVNPALSMDRASAETALGIIEEVFAWASRDGGWR encoded by the coding sequence TTGCCGAAAGCTGCCGAAGCCACCATCTCTCAAGAGCCTCGCATCGTTACCGAGATTCCCGGTCCCAAGAGCCGCGACCTTGTCGCCGCGGAGTCGAAAAACTTGGCTCCCGGCGTCCAGTCCATCGCCACGCTCTCCGGGATTGCCGTAGCGCGTGCCGAAGGCTCCCTCGTCGAAGACGTGGACGGAAACCGCTACCTGGACCTGGCCGCGGGCATCTGCGTGAACGCCCTCGGCCACGCCCATCCGCGCTACCGCCAGATCCTCAAGGAGCAGATAGACGAGGTGACGGTCGGGTCCTTCACGACAGCCCGCCGGGCCAAGGCCTTGGCCAAGATCGCGTCTCATACCCCTAAGGGCCTCACCCGGATCCAGCTGTATTCGGGGGGAACGGAAGCCGTCGAGGCCGCGCTGCGGCTGGCCAAGTCGCACACCAAGAAGTATGAGTTCCTGTCCTTCTGGGGCGGCTTCCACGGCAAGACCGCGGGAACCATGTCCCTCATCGGTGACGGGACCAAGAACGGCCTCGGGCCCTCGCTCCCGGGCACCTACCTCACGCCTTATGCCGACTGCTACCGCTGCCCGCTCGGCCTCAAATACCCGTCGTGTGGGATCGAATGCGCGCAGTTCGCGCGCAAGGTGGTGAAGAACTCCACCACCGGCGCCCTCGCCGCCGTTCTGATCGAGCCCATTCAAGGCACCGCCGGCAACGTCGTCCCGCCTCCGGAGTTCATGCCCATCATCCAGGAGATCGCCCGCGAGAACCACGCCCTTCTGATCAGCGATGAGATGATCACTGGCTTCGGGCGCACGGGCCGCTGGTTCGGATGTGAGCACACCGACACCACCCCCGACGTGATCACCATGGGCAAGGGACTGGGGGCGGGGTTCCCCGTCTCCGGCCTCGCCTCCACGGACGAGATCACCAAGGCCGCGCCCTGGGGCAACCCTTCCGGCTCCAGCTCCAGCTACGGGGCCAATCCCATGGCGGGGGCGGCCGCTCTCGCCTCCGTGACCGTGATCGAGGAAGAGGGGCTGGTAGAGAATGCCGCCCGCCTTGGCGATTGGATGCTCGGCAAGTTCCGGGAGATGCAGCAGCGACACGAGTTCATCGGCCACGTACAGGGCAAGGGCTTGCTCATCGGACTGGAGCTGGTCCGGGACCGCCAAACGAAGGAACCCCTGGACAAGAAGTTCTGCGCACGGCTCTTCCAAGAATGCCTGCGGCGGGGGCTCATCAGCATGGTCTACAACCCGCATTTCCGGGTGAACCCCGCGCTCTCCATGGACCGG